One part of the Eucalyptus grandis isolate ANBG69807.140 chromosome 10, ASM1654582v1, whole genome shotgun sequence genome encodes these proteins:
- the LOC104422343 gene encoding uncharacterized protein LOC104422343, whose amino-acid sequence MEEEDGGRNPTHKALNKKVVAMLYKALAAGDGEGVSKLVTSNDDLEWRYHGPPQCQYMMRALTGHHRRHEPEDRKFRFKPRRITAFRDRVIVEGWDGLDAYWVHVWTLKMDGSRPVIAEFREYFKTWLTVIVRSYGKEVSVWQSEPRLHRNRSLPDIILAI is encoded by the coding sequence atggaggaggaagatggtGGCAGAAACCCTACTCACAAGGCGCTGAACAAGAAGGTGGTGGCGATGCTGTACAAGGCGCTGGCGGCCGGCGATGGGGAGGGGGTTTCGAAGCTGGTGACGTCGAACGACGACTTGGAGTGGAGGTACCACGGGCCTCCGCAGTGCCAGTACATGATGCGGGCGCTCACGGGTCACCACCGCCGGCACGAGCCGGAGGACCGGAAGTTCAGGTTCAAGCCGCGAAGGATCACGGCCTTCCGCGACCGGGTCATCGTCGAGGGATGGGACGGGCTGGATGCGTACTGGGTGCACGTTTGGACCCTCAAGATGGACGGCTCCCGCCCCGTCATCGCCGAGTTCCGGGAGTACTTCAAGACGTGGCTCACCGTCATTGTCCGGTCCTATGGCAAGGAGGTTAGCGTGTGGCAGAGCGAGCCCCGGTTGCATCGTAACCGCTCCTTGCCGGACATCATCCTCGCTATATGA
- the LOC104422344 gene encoding uncharacterized protein LOC104422344, protein MLYKALAAGDGEAVSKLVTSNNNLEWRYNGPPQCQYMMRALTGHHQQRKPEDRKFRFKTSRITAFRDRVIVEGWDGLDAYCVHVWTLKMDGSHPVIAEFREYFNTWLAVIVRSYGKEVRVWQSEPRLHRNRSLPDIVLAI, encoded by the coding sequence ATGTTGTACAAGGCGTTGGCGGCCGGCGACGGGGAGGCAGTGTCAAAGCTGGTGACGTCGAACAACAACTTGGAGTGGAGATACAACGGGCCTCCGCAGTGCCAGTACATGATGCGGGCACTCACGGGTCACCACCAGCAGCGCAAGCCGGAGGACCGGAAGTTCAGGTTCAAGACCAGCAGGATCACGGCCTTCCGGGACCGGGTCATTGTCGAGGGTTGGGACGGGCTGGATGCCTACTGCGTGCACGTTTGGACCCTCAAAATGGACGGTTCCCACCCTGTAATCGCCGAGTTCCGCGAGTACTTCAACACTTGGCTCGCCGTGATTGTCCGGTCCTATGGCAAAGAGGTTAGGGTGTGGCAGAGCGAGCCCCGGCTGCATCGCAACCGCTCCTTGCCGGACATCGTCCTCGCAATTTGA